A genomic region of Papaver somniferum cultivar HN1 chromosome 7, ASM357369v1, whole genome shotgun sequence contains the following coding sequences:
- the LOC113294209 gene encoding uncharacterized protein LOC113294209, translated as MNVSSVTKTGQVMGEVIAIEPKDEVILVKVRVNVDLSMPLRRGIKCTTNAGVTKWQQFFFERRPKGICTECYVINNSRGACKEDAIFLNKDHEKPYFVGKLNNIGKSISVTSSRDAPADEGILDDEESRLGKCYRGDRVSTVLPPVSETSSQSTMLNPNSSSDNIQLITAGKNQSAYADKGNQFFRAFRISFIILILISASMKVLSWNIQGFNTPATGDNLRDIIRTQDPDIIFLCETKLYDDKMKSLLAPFRYPNINYLQPLGLSGGFVLMWNNGFVCDIVSCENNMIRAAFQSDPSQPEWLLSCMYGYCNYAKKKAQWEFIKDIGFNISQPWVLTGDLNIHLLDNSSSGSSSSDGLVHTILQEIGLEDLGFLGKGHTWSNNNIGTSEKRSRIDMALVNVEWNMVFNDSKLTCAMEIDRAWEKKVQGSPGFKLVKKLQFTRRALSKWNKYQFGDINQKVDTLQQQLNTIQALPYSQDNTSNAIEVSKELDKWHNIQHELNKQKSRDNFVKDMDYNYKYFHNLTKRKRSRNNIHSLKDPSGNWIHSREDISSLLTDHFKSISIFGNPQLEDHHYLKIPAIITEEENRILLLPPINEEIF; from the exons ATGAATGTCTCTTCTGTCACAAAAACTGGTCAAGTTATGGGTGAAGTGATTGCAATTGAACCTAAGGATGAAGTGATTTTGGTAAAAGTTCGTGTTAATGTTGATCTTTCCATGCCGTTAAGAAGAGGAATTAAATGTACCACCAATGCTGGAGTGACTAAATGGCAACAATTTTTCTTTGAGAGACGACCAAAAGGCATTTGTACTGAATGCTATGTCATTAATAACTCTAGAGGTGCTTGCAAAGAAGATGCAATTTTTCTCAATAAAGATCATGAGAAACCTTATTTTGTTGGAAAACTCAATAATATAGGTAAAAGCATTTCTGTTACATCTTCAAGAGATGCTCCTGct GATGAAGGTATTTTGGATGATGAAGAAAGTAGACTAGGAAAGTGTTATAGAGGTGATAGGGTTTCCACAGTTTTACCTCCTGTTTCTGAGACTtcttctcaaagcaccatgttgaatccaaattcatcctcagatAATATTCAATTGATCACAGCTGGAAAAAATCAATCTGCATATGCTGACAAGGGGAATCAG TTCTTCAGAGCATTTAGAATTagtttcatcattctgatactAATTTCTGCTAGTATGAAAGTTTTGTCTTGGAATATCCAAGGATTTAATACCCCAGCTACTGGGGATAACCTTAGGGATATTATTAGGACTCAAGACCCTGATATTATTTTTCTCTGTGAGACTAAACTATATGATGATAAAATGAAGAGTTTGCTAGCTCCTTTTAGATATCCAAACATTAATTATCTCCAACCACTAGGCTTGTCTGGTGGTTTTGTTCTAATGTGGAATAATGGATTTGTATGTGATATTGTGAGCTGTGAAAATAACATGATACGTGCAGCTTTTCAAAGTGATCCTAGCCAACCAGAATGGTTGCTATCTTGCATGTATGGGTATTGTAACTATGCAAAGAAGAAAGCTCAATGGGAGTTCATAAAAGACATTGgatttaatatttctcaaccttgggTTTTAACGGGAGATCTAAATATACATCTTCTTGATAATTCTTCTTCTGGTTCTTCCTCAAGTGATGGTTTGGTTCACACTATTCTTCAGGAAATTGGTTTAGAAGACTTGGGTTTTCTTGGAAAGGGGCATACTTGGTCTAACAACAACATTGGAACAAGTGAAAAAAGATCCAGAATAGATATGGCTTTAGTTAATGTTGAATGGAATATGGTTTTTAATGATTCCAAACT AACTTGTGCAATGGAAATAGATAGAGCATGGGAGAAGAAAGTTCAAGGATCACCAGGTTTCAAGTTAGTTAAAAAGCTTCAGTTCACAAGAAGAGCTTTATCCAAATGGAACAAATATCAGTTTGGAGATATTAATCAGAAGGTTGACACGCTTCAGCAGCAACTAAATACAATTCAAGCACTTCCTTACTCTCAAGACAATACTTCTAATGCTATTGAGGTAAGTAAAGAATTGGATAAATGGCATAATATTCAGCATGAGCTCaacaaacaaaaatcaagagATAACTTTGTTAAGGATATGGATTATAATTATAAATACTTTCATAATTTAACTAAAAGGAAAAGATCAAGGAACAACATTCACTCTTTAAAAGATCCTTCAGGGAACTGGATTcattctagagaagatatatctTCACTTCTTACAGATCACTTTAAGAGCATAAGTATTTTTGGCAATCCACAACTTGAGGATCATCATTACTTAAAGATTCCAGCTATCATCACAGAAGAAGAGAATAGGATACTTCTTTTACCACCTATTAATGAAGAAATTTTCTAA
- the LOC113294211 gene encoding uncharacterized protein LOC113294211, translated as MNGTLTVKSVYNLLANEFPHNSIPNPGLNTHKALWKSTLLPKVQLSLWKCVENILPTGSKLARYNSNHDGRCKSCQSRAIESAEHVLFHCDFAKNVWSNIPAANRVVTQGLNDDISIKDWISKWLTSKNLQDNSVTVLTAAWCIWRDMCSRVCDNKSLNPLSTVRFAIRMARDTVSTLATVTAPNAHSVPDCDNNALSSIPQDSLLIFCDASFDKNTNNSGVGILAMNCAGEFKGCKLVVGREACPEGVESMAIFEAARWIQAKKNQNICLIIDAKNVMAYLNNYKGQTSWTCCSVVDDSLFLLKGIHSISFKHLKRILTSVADLAAKHSRTNRSIQVTSIFVD; from the exons ATGAATGGTACCCTTACGGTTAAAtcagtttataatctcttagcCAATGAGTTTCCTCATAACTCCATTCCTAATCCAGGCCTAAATACTCATAAGGCTCTCTGGAAGTCTACACTTTTACCTAAAGTTCAACTTTCCCTTTGGAAGTGTGTCGAAAACATTCTTCCTACAGGTAGTAAGCTTGCTAGATACAATAGTAACCATGATGGTAGGTGCAAATCTTGTCAATCTAGAGCTATTGAATCTGCAGAACACGTGCTTTTTCATTGTGATTTTGCTAAGAATGTATGGTCCAATATACCTGCTGCCAACCGTGTTGTGACTCAGGGTTTAAATGATGATATTAGCATAAAAGATTGGATATCTAAATGGTTAACTTCTAAGAACCTTCAGGATAACTCTGTTACTGTGTTGACTGCTGCATGGTGCATCTGGAGAGATATGTGTTCCAGAGTTTGTGATAATAAATCTTTGAACCCCCTTTCCACTGTCAGATTTGCCATTAGAATGGCTAGAGATACTGTCAGTACTCTTGCTACTGTTACTGCTCCTAATGCTCACTCTGTCCCTGATTGCGATAATAATGCTCTTAGCTCTATCCCTCAAGATAGTCTTCTGATATTTTGTGATGCATCTTTTGACAAAAACACTAACAATTCTGGCGTGGGTATCCTGGCTATGAACTGTGCAGGTGAATTTAAGGGTTGCAAGTTAGTTGTAGGTAGAGAAGCTTGTCCTGAAGGTGTTGAAAGCATGGCAATCTTTGAAGCTGCTAGATGGATCcaagcaaaaaaaaatcagaatattTGCTTAATTATTGATGCCAAAAATGTTATGGCTTATCTTAATAATTACAAAGGCCAAACTAGTTGGACCTGTTGCTCTGTTGTAGATGATAGTTTATTTCTCTTAAAGGGAATCCATTCTATTTCTTTCAAACATCTTAAGAGAATTCTAACTAGTGTGGCAGACTTAGCTGCTAAACACAGTAGAACA AATAGAAGTATTCAAGTCACCTCCATATTTGTAGACTAA
- the LOC113293022 gene encoding uncharacterized protein LOC113293022: protein MSRTSSSRFQVSCFNSSSSRVRIRSKPVQSKSVKSTSSNFIKKDELMMMIDNNTNKDQSGEQRKSKFAVGRRIMVVVDLSYEVASAIQWTLTHTVQSQDTLVLLHVVKPNSSKQCKGSEITPMSARAYELLHTIKNLCHLERPEVQVEVEVVKASKQKGPTIVQEAKKQGVSLLILGQRKRTITWRLLQLWRRRRSSSGVVEYCIENANCMAIGVRRKSKKLGGYLITTQHHKDFWILA, encoded by the exons ATGAGTAGAACTAGCTCATCAAGATTTCAGGTTTCTTGTTTCAATTCATCTTCATCACGTGTACGAATTCGTTCTAAACCTGTTCAAAGCAAATCCGTCAAGTCGACGTCTTCGAATTTCATAAAGAAAGATGAGTTAATGATGATGATTGATAATAATACGAACAAAGATCAGTCCGGCGAGCAAAGGAAGTCAAAGTTTGCTGTTGGTAGAAGAATTATGGTTGTGGTAGATTTGAGTTATGAAGTTGCAAGTGCAATCCAATGGACTTTAACACACACTGTTCAGAGTCAAGATACATTAGTCCTACTTCATGTCGTTAAAcccaattcttcaaagcaat GTAAAGGATCTGAGATTACACCGATGAGTGCAAGGGCTTATGAACTGCTTCATACCATCAAAAATTTATGTCACTTGGAAAGACCTGAG GTTCAAGTTGAAGTTGAAGTAGTAAAAGCATCAAAGCAAAAAGGTCCAACCATAGTGCAAGAAGCAAAGAAACAAGGAGTGTCACTGTTGATTTTAGGACAACGAAAACGCACCATAACATGGCGTTTACTGCAACTGTGGCGACGTAGAAGGAGTAGCTCCGGGGTTGTCGAGTACTGCATTGAGAATGCTAATTGTATGGCAATCGGTGTGAGGAGAAAAAGCAAAAAACTTGGAGGATATTTGATCACTACTCAACATCACAAGGATTTCTGGATCTTGGCATGA